DNA from Sulfitobacter albidus:
ACCTGGTGATTTTCACGGATGAGGAAACGCTCGACGACGCGCCACGGTTCGACAAATTTGACGTGGTGAGTGCGGAGGGTGGCGACGACGCCGCCGAGACTGACGACGAAGAGATGGGCGAAGCCGAGGAGGAGGAAGGCGCGGATTCAGAGGCAGCCGAAGACGAAGCCGCTGACGCCGAGAGCGGTGAGGAAGCCGCTGACGCTGAGGGCGGTGATGACGCTGCTGAGGCCGAGGGCGGTGAAGAAGCTGCTGAGGCCGAGGGCGGTGAAGAAGCTGCTGACGCTGAGGGCGGTGAGGACGCTGCTGAAGCCGAGGGTGGTGAGGAAGCCGCTGACGCTGAGGGCGGTGAGGAAGCTGCTGACGCCGAGAGCGGTGAGGAAGCTGCTGAGGCTGAGGGCGGTGAGGACGCTGCTGAAGCCGAGGGTGGTGAGGAAGCTGCTGAAGCCGAGGGTGGTGAGGAAGCCGCTGGCGCCGAGGGTGGTGAGGAAGCTGCCGACGCCGAGGGTGGTGAGGAAGCTGCTGAGGCCGAGGGTGGTGAGCAAGCTGCTGACGCTGAGGGCGGTGAGGAAGCTGCCGACGCCGAGGGTGGTGAGGACGCTGCTGAGGCTGATGCTGGCGATGAGGCTTCTGAGGCCGAAACTGGCGACGCGGCTGCTGAGGCCGAGACTGCGGACGCGGCTGCCGAATCCGGTGCCGACGGGGATGCGGATGCGGCGGAAAGCGACGGTGCCGAGGCTGACGACGGCGATGCTGCGGACACCGATGAAGAAGACGACACTGCCAAAGAATAATCCGGCACAGTTGTGTGAGGTGAGCGGGCGCGCGGGCAACATCCTTGCCAGCGCGCCCGCGACCGTTTAAGCCCGCCGCCAACGCACACTCAATTTGGAGACCTGCACATGGCACGAGCCAAAATTGCACTGATCGGCGCCGGTAACATCGGGGGCACGCTGGCCCATCTCGCCGCGGTAAAGGAACTTGGGGACGTGGTGATGTTCGACATTGCCGAGGGTCTGCCACAGGGCAAGGCGCTGGATATCGCCGAATCCGGGCCGTCGGAAGGGTTCGACGCCGACATGAAGGGCACACAGGACTATGCCGACATCGCGGGTGCCGACGTTTGCATCGTCACCGCCGGTGTGGCGCGCA
Protein-coding regions in this window:
- a CDS encoding PRC-barrel domain-containing protein; this translates as MKRLLTSTALALALSSPAWAQSVQTEVGVTKMQPDSLLVGELIGEPVYNFRGVPNTDNPMPLDGANRFERIATVKDVIISADGEVEALVMSVGGFWGLADREVTAAMDGLTVVTDVRGDRYLVIFTDEETLDDAPRFDKFDVVSAEGGDDAAETDDEEMGEAEEEEGADSEAAEDEAADAESGEEAADAEGGDDAAEAEGGEEAAEAEGGEEAADAEGGEDAAEAEGGEEAADAEGGEEAADAESGEEAAEAEGGEDAAEAEGGEEAAEAEGGEEAAGAEGGEEAADAEGGEEAAEAEGGEQAADAEGGEEAADAEGGEDAAEADAGDEASEAETGDAAAEAETADAAAESGADGDADAAESDGAEADDGDAADTDEEDDTAKE